CCAGCATATCTATCAAAATTGATGCTGTAATAGACATAGGCGCTGCTATCTTCAAACCTGCAAATAAATATGGAAGTGAGTATGGAATCATAAGTTTGCAATAAATACTTTTTTTCTGCGCTGCATAAGAATATAAAAGTTCCTTCTTTTCATTATCAACACTATTTAAGCCACTTAACATATTTATAGACACTGGAAAAAATGTAATATATGCTGCTATCACTATTCTTGAAGCATCCATATCTTTAACTAGCGTAAAGATAATTGGAGCTAAGCCCAATACTGGTACCATTTGCGATATTATTAAATAAGGGAGAGATATTTTTTCAGCAATTTTTGATAAACTCATTACAATTGCTAATAATACCCCTATAATTGTTCCAAGCGTAAACCCCATAACTGCCCTTGAAAATGTAAGGCCCGCAGCTCCCATTAATTCCGAAAAATTTTGTGCAATTGACATCACTACAACATGAGGATATGGCAATTTTGCTGAAGCCATAGGATCTTTAGCTACCTTATCTAGAAAGAAAGCAATTAATTCCCAAACTAGAATAATACCAATAGTCCAGACCAAATTAATCTTATATTTTTCTTTCTTAGTAATCATACCTACACCCCCTCAAAGCTGTTTCTTATCTTGGTTATATAGTCATAGAATTTTGTTGTTTGCTTTGATTCCATATTTCTTGGTCTTGGTATATTAATATCAATTACTGCTGAAACACGTCCTGGATGTGGAGAAAGCACTACTACTTTATCTGATAAAAATACTGCTTCAGAAATATTATGAGTTACAAAGATTACAGTCTTTTTTGTCTTTGTCCATATATTTAATAAATCCTCATGAAGCTTTTCCCGCGTAAACTCATCTAAAGCCGAAAACGGCTCATCCATAAGTAGTATTTCTGGATTGATTGCTAGTGCTCTTGCAATTCCTACTCTTTGCTGCATGCCTCCACTAAGTTCATAAGGATAATGCTTTCCAAAGTTTGTGAGTCCAACTAAATCAAGCATTTCAGTAACTTTTTCGGTACGTTTAGATTTTGGCATCCCTAAAAGCTCCATAGGCATACATACATTTCTTCTCACTGTTCTCCAATCATATAAAACTGGATTTTGAAATACTATCCCGTATTTTTTTTGTAGTCTTATATCTCTTGGAGTTTGACCTCTTACTATAATTTTTCCACTTGATGGTTGAAGCAAATCTGCTATAATTCTAAGCAAAGTAGTTTTGCCACATCCTGAAGGTCCAAGCAGTGAAATAAATTCTCCCTCTTTAATTTCTAAATTTACATCTTTAAGTGCTGTTACTGGTTCTCCTCCATTTTTATCTTGATAAATCATACTTAAATCTTCTATTTTGATTTCTATGTTTTCTTCCATTGACTTTGGAAGTTCGACTTCTTTTAATATTGTATTCATTTATTTTAACCTCCTTTTATCCTGGAACATTTCACATCTATGAATAAAAGCAATGGCTTTTTTCATAAAAAAATAGCGCAAAACTTTTTAGGTCTTGCGCCATTGCAATTAATTCCATAACTTACTATATATATTTAACAAATCACCTTTATTAACCTCTTTTATAGTATTCGATGGGCTTCCACTGCTCATTGCATCTTCTGCCATTTTCTCTACTACCTTATCAAATTCCTCTTTATTAATTCCATATTCCTTTAAGGTAGGAATTTCACAAATACTGCATAGCTCAGTAAGTTTTTCTAAAAAAGCTTCTGCAGCTTCTTTGTCATTTTTTTCATCAGCTGCTGCACCAATTGCTCTCCCTATAGCTCCAAAACGTTCATAAGTTCCATCCAAAACATAAGATAAACATTCCTTTATAAGCATAGCATTTGAAATTCCATGAGCTACATGAAATAATGCTCCAATCGGTCTGCTCATTCCATGTACTATTGTTACCGAGGAATTATTTATACACACTCCTGCTTCATAAGCTGCTATTGCCATTTCCTCTCTTGCCTCTTTGTCTTCACCATCCGCATAAGCCAGAGGTAAATATTTAAATATCCTCTTTATTGCAGACAATGCAAAGGTGTCTGTTAGCGGGCTTGCTTTTTTTGAAGTATAAGCTTCCACTGCATGAGTAAGTGCATCCATACCTGTTGCAGCAGTTACAGTCTTTGGCGCTGTACTAGTAAAGCTTGGGTCAATAATAGCTAAATCAGGCAGCAATGCTTCCCCCTTTAGAAGCATTTTTATATTTCTTTTTGAATCTGTAATTACTGTAAATTTTGTAGCTTCAGATCCTGTACCTGCCGTAGTTGGTATTAACACCATTGGTGGGAAATCGCCTTCAATAACTTTTCCCATATAGTCACATATTTCACCTTCTAATTTTGTCATTGCTGCAATTGCTTTACAACTATCTAGTGGACTACCTCCGCCTATAGCTATTAAAAAATCACAATTTGATGCTTTATATGCCTTTACTCCACTTTCAATCATAAGCTCTGTTGGTTCGCCTGTAATATCATTAAATACTTCAAAAGCAATTTCCCATTTAGTTAGATAATCTGTAAGAATTTTAACGGTACCTGCCTTTGTAACATTTTTTCCTGAAATCACAAAAGCTTTTTTACCAAAAGTCTTTATTACATTTTCACTTGCTTCTAATGCATTATCTCCAAAAATTGT
The window above is part of the Clostridium saccharoperbutylacetonicum N1-4(HMT) genome. Proteins encoded here:
- a CDS encoding ABC transporter permease — encoded protein: MITKKEKYKINLVWTIGIILVWELIAFFLDKVAKDPMASAKLPYPHVVVMSIAQNFSELMGAAGLTFSRAVMGFTLGTIIGVLLAIVMSLSKIAEKISLPYLIISQMVPVLGLAPIIFTLVKDMDASRIVIAAYITFFPVSINMLSGLNSVDNEKKELLYSYAAQKKSIYCKLMIPYSLPYLFAGLKIAAPMSITASILIDMLGSSGGIGVKLLYSLYSGTKDVFWASVFTSAFMGIISYFIVILAEKILIPWRKQTI
- a CDS encoding ABC transporter ATP-binding protein — its product is MNTILKEVELPKSMEENIEIKIEDLSMIYQDKNGGEPVTALKDVNLEIKEGEFISLLGPSGCGKTTLLRIIADLLQPSSGKIIVRGQTPRDIRLQKKYGIVFQNPVLYDWRTVRRNVCMPMELLGMPKSKRTEKVTEMLDLVGLTNFGKHYPYELSGGMQQRVGIARALAINPEILLMDEPFSALDEFTREKLHEDLLNIWTKTKKTVIFVTHNISEAVFLSDKVVVLSPHPGRVSAVIDINIPRPRNMESKQTTKFYDYITKIRNSFEGV
- a CDS encoding iron-containing alcohol dehydrogenase, whose translation is MAYEFSLPGKTIFGDNALEASENVIKTFGKKAFVISGKNVTKAGTVKILTDYLTKWEIAFEVFNDITGEPTELMIESGVKAYKASNCDFLIAIGGGSPLDSCKAIAAMTKLEGEICDYMGKVIEGDFPPMVLIPTTAGTGSEATKFTVITDSKRNIKMLLKGEALLPDLAIIDPSFTSTAPKTVTAATGMDALTHAVEAYTSKKASPLTDTFALSAIKRIFKYLPLAYADGEDKEAREEMAIAAYEAGVCINNSSVTIVHGMSRPIGALFHVAHGISNAMLIKECLSYVLDGTYERFGAIGRAIGAAADEKNDKEAAEAFLEKLTELCSICEIPTLKEYGINKEEFDKVVEKMAEDAMSSGSPSNTIKEVNKGDLLNIYSKLWN